From the genome of Bacteroidota bacterium:
TCTCTAAAACTGTTTAGTCATTTATGAATAGTAAAAAAGAAAAAATTGCCGTTGTGCTGCTTCAACTGGGGGGACCGGACAGTCTTGAATCGGTAGAACCATTTCTCTATAATTTGTTTTGTGATCCGGATATCATTGATATTCCAGGAGCATTTCTGTTTCGGAAATCATTGGCCCGTCTCATTTCATCCCGTCGTGCACCCAAAGTACAGGAATTATACAAACGGATCGGCAAAAGATCTCCAATTTTCAAACAGACGACACTTCAGGCAAAGAGTTTATTGGGATCATTAAGAGAGAAGGGGTATAATGTTGATGTGCATATTGCGATGCGATATTGGCATCCTTTGACAGCCGAGATTGTAAAAAACGTTATGGCATCAAAACCAGATCGGATCGTGTTATTGCCTTTGTATCCGCATTATTGTAAAGCAACGACCGGGTCAAGTGTGAATGAGTGGAAACGCGCAGTGAAAGAATTAAAGCTTCCGAGTATTCCCACGACTCTTGTTGATCACTATTACGATCACCCACTTTATATAGATGCCATTGTAAAGCGGATACGCTGCGCGCTAAACCGTGTGCCGAATAACGAAAGATCAAAAGTGCAGATTGTGTTCAGTGCTCATGGCACACCAATGAAATTAGTCCGCGATGGTGACCCTTATTCGCATCATATCCGAAAAACGTACGAACTGGTTGTAGAGCGCGGACAATTTGGACTTCCCCATATGTTATGTTTCCAAAGTAAGGTCGGCCCGCAAAAATGGCTGACCCCTTCATTGACCGGAACAATCGAACGATTAGGACATGAGGGAGCAACACATCTTCTTGTTGTGCCGATTGCATTTGTTACCGACCATATCGAAACTCTTTCCGAAATCAACATCGAAGCGCGAGATGAGGCAATGAAATTAGGAGTGAAATACTACGACATGATGCCCGCGTTGTTAACGGATGAACTGTTTATCGGATGTTTATCGGATCTTGTAGAGAAAAAATTAGCTGCAAAATAATGACCTCTTCTCAAATCACAATCATTGGCGGTGGAATTTCCGGACTGACGACAGCGTGGTGGCTTCGTAAGCAGAGTTATTCAATCAAAGTTCTGGAGCGTGATGCGACAGTCGGCGGAACGATGAAGACTATCCGCAACAACGGCTGGCTGATTGAAACCGGTCCGAACAGTGCGCTGGAAACATCTCTGTTATTTAAAACGTTGTTCGCTGATCTTGGTTTATCCGATCAACTTGTCTATGCAAATCCTGTCGGAAATAACCGATACATTTTACGCAACGGTATGCTACACCCACTTCCAATGTCTCCGGTAAAATTCTTACGAACCAACTTATGGTCTTTGTCAGGGAAAATTCGATTACTGAAGGAACCGTTCGTTGGAAGAGCAAAAAAAGAAGAATCGATTGCCGAATTTGTCGAGAGACGTCTTGGCAAAGAATTGCTGGACTATGCGATTAATCCATTTGTTGCAGGAATATTTGCTGGTGCTCCGGAACAATTAAGTGTGCGTGCGGCATTTCCTAAATTATATGCCCTTGAGGAAAAATATGGCGGTTTAATTCGAGGGCAAATTGGTGGGGCTCGCGAGCGGAAGAAACGGGGAGAAGTGGCAAAA
Proteins encoded in this window:
- the hemH gene encoding ferrochelatase — translated: MNSKKEKIAVVLLQLGGPDSLESVEPFLYNLFCDPDIIDIPGAFLFRKSLARLISSRRAPKVQELYKRIGKRSPIFKQTTLQAKSLLGSLREKGYNVDVHIAMRYWHPLTAEIVKNVMASKPDRIVLLPLYPHYCKATTGSSVNEWKRAVKELKLPSIPTTLVDHYYDHPLYIDAIVKRIRCALNRVPNNERSKVQIVFSAHGTPMKLVRDGDPYSHHIRKTYELVVERGQFGLPHMLCFQSKVGPQKWLTPSLTGTIERLGHEGATHLLVVPIAFVTDHIETLSEINIEARDEAMKLGVKYYDMMPALLTDELFIGCLSDLVEKKLAAK